CTCATAGTCTATGTACCAGAGCACATTGCCATTGTCTGGTTTCACCCAAGTCACGGGCCACTGCGCcgtctcctctttcactctgctCATCTGTATCACTGCCTCGTGTTTGTATTTTCCTATGATTAAAATGCCAACTTTCTGTGCTTGgtttatggcattaaaagttaGGCTCATTCTCTGATGAGGTTTGACTGGGCTTTctgtaaaaacaactaaattttTCCCATGATGCTCTGGCTTAACTCCTGGAAATAGAGAGGCTATGTGGCCGTCATAACCAACGCCTaataacacaaaatgaaatCTAGAGGCATTGACGAATTTTTTGATCTCTTCTTCATACAGCCACGTTCCTTTGTCTTCTTCCACGCACAGGCGCTGGTTTAGCTGAACGGGCATTGGGTGTATGTTATAATATGGTATCTTTACATGTTGGAGTAGGTTGTCATGGAGGCTATAAAAATTTGATTCCGGTTCGTTTAGAGGTACGCAACGTTCGTCCACCATCCAAATGTGCGTATCTCGCCACGGAAACGCAAAGTGGTGCAAAGCCAGTCTGTGGAATAGTGCCAATGGAGACGCCCCGCCCGATAAAGCTAAATGAAAAACTCCACCTTCAAGTATAGCTTTCTCCGCTGCTTCTTCTATGTCTGATGCTAGCTTTTCAATTAGCTCCTCCGTCCATCCCGAGACCATTTCATCATTTCGAAATTTGCCCTGCATGACTTGGAAATGATTTGCAGTTTGACCACCCATCTGATTATCGCCGATTAGAACAACTTCATTGATATAGCTCAAGTCTCTTCCTTTGAGTAAGATATCAAGCATGTCATTGTTTGCAGCGCCCCCTGGATAAATTCGTGGGAATGTGTTGGTGATGCTAGTTAAAAGTGGGGTCCAAAAATCCCAAGAGGCTAGAAGATTTTCCGTACTGACAAAACAATTTTGCTGTCCCGCAAATATACGAGAAATCAACTCCGTGTAGGATTCCTTTTGCACTTTTGGTGTTTGCACGTAATAGTCTGAAATAGGCAAACCTAGAACTGtaacatttttatctttatgtTCAGTTACTTCTTTCCAGTCGCTGTCAATAACACTTGGTTTGAATAGATTTTTGCTCACAAGGATTGCGGGGTAATTCAAGTTGCCATGTCCAAAGTAGAATATTATCTGTTTGGGTTTGCAGTGGACACTATTTTGATTTTGGAGACAGAAAACGTTGTCCTTAAAAAGCACCCGAGCATATCCCACTCGCTCGTCCAACTGTTTTCCTGAGATCATGAGGATTGGGACGTCTTCGTATTGGCTCTCGTCGATATGGGCCAGGACAGCTGAAACACAGATCAAATTTAGGATtgggcaaaaacaaaacatcaaaatataatCTTATATAGTGAAAATATAATCTTATATAGTGCTTTGTTAAGTCAATTGCCCCTACGACCGCCAtcgatcacacacacacactcaagcACACACACTGCTtacatgtgtgtgagtgtgtatgtagGTGTCTGCCTAAGGACATGACAAAATGCATCTTTTTACACCtcactgtttttcattttgtatttttttgtttgttttgttctattaAATCAGTttgatacaaaatatataaataggcTACTTCAATTATTAAAAATTAATCAGATCAGTTTGCAGTTTATCAGTAATATTcttaaatgtgcctgtaaatgagGTTGAAgctgaggttcaagtatcacacaAAGTCAACTGTAAAATCAACCACAAAAGCACCAAAACACCCCTTTGTAATCATTTCtttgtgcatatttttaaatagttttcttATTGTAGAGACGACATGTATTCAGAATCTTCAGAATCAAGAGTAATTCTTTTTAAACACAATCGTTAGACCACTATCACGTGTGACATTTGAGTGAATAAACTGCATTGTAATCTCATATCTTTTGTCTTCTTCCACAGCTGACAGATGGCAACATGCAAATAATTTCCAATGAAAAGTAAACTCATTGATATTGTGTTATAAAGAAAAGCAAATAAAAGACGGTTCCTGTCACCAGGATCCAGGCATGCAACAGAGACACACCCTTAGTCACTAATGAATCATGAATGACTATTATCAAGGATAAAAACTGAAGCTGTTTTGAATTTAGAAGTTGCGAGCTGCATAGTGTTTTGCTGatttttaagccagatgccctgtcTCAACAGTCTGTACATTACTGTGACTGGAACAGACAATTACATTGAAGAGTTTTATCCATA
The sequence above is drawn from the Periophthalmus magnuspinnatus isolate fPerMag1 chromosome 5, fPerMag1.2.pri, whole genome shotgun sequence genome and encodes:
- the h6pd gene encoding LOW QUALITY PROTEIN: GDH/6PGL endoplasmic bifunctional protein (The sequence of the model RefSeq protein was modified relative to this genomic sequence to represent the inferred CDS: deleted 1 base in 1 codon) — encoded protein: MFLCVLLMLLAPLCATAAQDNAHKHGHVSVVILGGTGDLARKYLWQGFFELYINQVSSGHSFSFYGGGLSPANKSTPVLFQILKALNCPKDVSKERCAILKEQFLRVSKYKQLTTLEDYQDLSKSIQKHLQQEGMVEAGRLFYLSVPAFAYAEIADRINSSCRPPNGAWLRVVLEKPFGHDFKSAQVLATQLGTSLKDEEMYRIDHYLGKQVVANILQFRVQNKKHLDPMWNKYFLERVEIVLKETLDVKGRIAFYDQYGVIRDVLQNHLTEVMTLLTMRLPQNLSNSQEALTNKLNIFTSLLPLSKNQAVIGQYQSYQREVQQELNKTKDHVSLTPTFAAVLAHIDESQYEDVPILMISGKQLDERVGYARVLFKDNVFCLQNQNSVHCKPKQIIFYFGHGNLNYPAILVSKNLFKPSVIDSDWKEVTEHKDKNVTVLGLPISDYYVQTPKVQKESYTELISRIFAGQQNCFVSTENLLASWDFWTPLLTSITNTFPRIYPGGAANNDMLDILLKGRDLSYINEVVLIGDNQMGGQTANHFQVMQGKFRNDEMVSGWTEELIEKLASDIEEAAEKAILEGGVFHLALSGGASPLALFHRLALHHFAFPWRDTHIWMVDERCVPLNEPESNFYSLHDNLLQHVKIPYYNIHPMPVQLNQRLCVEEDKGTWLYEEEIKKFVNASRFHFVLLGVGYDGHIASLFPGVKPEHHGKNLVVFTESPVKPHQRMSLTFNAINQAQKVGILIIGKYKHEAVIQMSRVKEETAQWPVTWVKPDNGNVLWYIDYEALLG